One window of the Hyperolius riggenbachi isolate aHypRig1 chromosome 5, aHypRig1.pri, whole genome shotgun sequence genome contains the following:
- the ZBTB14 gene encoding zinc finger and BTB domain-containing protein 14, protein MDFFITMSETLKYNDDDHKTVFLKTLNEQRLEGEFCDIAIVVEDVKFRAHRCVLAACSTYFKKLFKKLEVDSSSVIEIDFLRSDIFEEVLNYMYTSKISVKKEDVNLMMSSGQILGIRFLDKLCSQKRDVSTTDENPSSPKNKYAYETNLKISRPVGEANENQDDDVEEIGDHEDSPSDDTVEGTPQSHEEEKSPGSTLRVQEAILKELGSEEVRKVNCYGQEVETMETTEPKDLGSQAPQTLTYNDSINEVKDEQAQAWTTTGDMKFEYLLYGHREQFGCQACGKNFTDEARLRKHEKLHTADRPFVCEMCTKAFTTQAHLKEHLKIHTGYKPYSCEVCAKSFIRAPDLKKHERVHSNERPFACHHCDKAFKHKSHLKDHERRHRGEKPFICASCPKAFAKASDLKRHENNMHSEQRKQVTSSAIQSETEQLQAAAMAAEAEQQLETIACS, encoded by the exons ATG GATTTTTTCATAACCATGTCTGAAACACTGAAATATAATGATGATGATCATAAAACTGTATTTTTAAAGACCCTTAATGAACAGCGACTTGAGGGGGAATTTTGTGACATCGCTATTGTGGTTGAAGATGTGAAATTTAGGGCACACAGGTGTGTACTTGCAGCTTGTAGTACATACTTTAAAAAACTTTTCAAGAAGTTGGAAGTTGACAGCTCTTCGGTCATAGAGATTGATTTCCTACGGTCTGACATATTTGAGGAAGTTCTTAACTATATGTATACTTCAAAAATTTCAGTCAAAAAGGAAGATGTGAATCTCATGATGTCTTCTGGCCAAATACTTGGCATTAGATTTTTGGATAAGTTGTGCTCTCAGAAACGTGATGTTTCTACTACAGATGAAAATCCATCTTCTCCAAAAAATAAATATGCTTATGAAACTAACTTAAAAATAAGTCGTCCAGTTGGTGAGGCCAATGAAAATCAAGATGATGATGTTGAGGAGATAGGAGATCATGAGGATAGTCCTTCAGATGACACAGTTGAAGGTACACCTCAAAGCCATGAAGAGGAGAAGTCTCCAGGCTCTACTCTGAGAGTTCAGGAGGCCATACTAAAAGAACTAGGAAGTGAAGAAGTTAGGAAAGTTAATTGTTACGGTCAAGAAGTTGAGACAATGGAGACAACTGAACCTAAAGATTTGGGGTCACAAGCACCTCAAACTCTTACTTATAATGACAGCATTAATGAAGTAAAAGATGAACAAGCGCAAGCTTGGACCACAACAGGTGACATGAAGTTTGAGTATTTGCTTTATGGTCACAGGGAACAATTTGGATGCCAAGCATGTGGGAAAAACTTTACAGATGAAGCTCGCTTAAGAAAACATGAGAAGTTACATACAGCTGACAGACCATTTGTGTGTGAAATGTGTACCAAGGCATTTACCACACAGGCACACCTGAAGGAACATCTAAAAATTCATACTGGATACAAGCCTTACAGTTGTGAAGTGTGTGCCAAATCCTTTATCCGCGCACCTGATCTCAAGAAACATGAGCGAGTTCATAGTAATGAGAGGCCATTTGCATGCCACCATTGTGACAAGGCATTCAAACACAAATCTCACCTCAAAGACCATGAAAGAAGACACAGGGGTGAGAAGCCATTCATTTGTGCTTCGTGCCCTAAAGCATTTGCCAAGGCTTCTGATCTGAAGCGTCATGAAAACAATATGCACAGTGAGCAGCGTAAGCAAGTTACAAGTAGTGCCATTCAGAGTGAAACAGAACAGTTACAAGCAGCAGCTATGGCTGCCGAAGCAGAACAGCAACTTGAAACTATTGCTTGTAGCTAA